From a single Brassica napus cultivar Da-Ae chromosome C9, Da-Ae, whole genome shotgun sequence genomic region:
- the LOC106391578 gene encoding uncharacterized protein LOC106391578, with protein MDFRSRRVQFLLFAIGIVALSITAEKCRELVGEEAASKSGQFTFLNCFDMSSGTVACAVKEGVKLYFYSIRSIHVEKARNVAIEKALHEALVKGMAANEAAKDAQNAGAKAAKMATRQAKRIIGPIVAAGWDFFEALYFGGTLTEGFLRGSGTLVGAYSGGYVGEQRFGRFGYLVGSHLGNWIGARVGLMVYDVVNGVNFFLEAYQSGESYEDKSTYETEENQSTFETSEEDQSTYKTSEEDQSTYETSEDQSTYETPSYEL; from the exons ATGGACTTCCGCAGTAGAAGGGTTCAATTTCTTCTCTTCGCTATAGGAATCGTCGCTCTCAGTATCACAG CGGAAAAATGTCGGGAACTTGTTGGAGAAGAAGCTGCGTCAAAGAGTGGACAGTTTACATTCCTGAACTGCTTTGATATGAGTTCAGGAACCGTAGCCTGTGCGGTCAAAGAAGGCGTGAAACTCTATTTCTACAGCATAAGGTCTATCCACGTCGAGAAAGCGCGGAACGTCGCCATCGAGAAAGCCTTGCACGAGGCGTTGGTAAAAGGCATGGCTGCGAACGAAGCAGCCAAAGACGCTCAGAACGCGGGCGCGAAAGCGGCTAAAATGGCGACACGGCAAGCGAAACGGATCATAGGACCGATCGTAGCAGCCGGGTGGGATTTCTTCGAGGCGCTTTACTTTGGAGGGACGTTGACCGAAGGGTTCTTGCGTGGCTCGGGAACTTTAGTCGGTGCTTATTCGGGAGGGTATGTGGGAGAGCAGAGGTTTGGGAGATTCGGTTATCTTGTGGGAAGTCACTTGGGGAATTGGATCGGTGCAAGAGTTGGACTGATGGTTTATGATGTTGTTAATGGGGTGAATTTCTTTCTTGAGGCTTATCAATCTGGAGAAAGTTATGAGGATAAGTCTACTTATGAAACTGAGGAGAATCAGTCGACATTTGAAACTTCTGAGGAGGATCAGTCTACGTATAAAACTTCTGAGGAGGATCAGTCTACGTATGAAACTTCTGAGGATCAGTCTACATATGAAACTCCAAGTTACGAGCTGTAG
- the LOC106398970 gene encoding uncharacterized protein LOC106398970, with amino-acid sequence MSTIIMMNLISLLFSTAIVHSNQSTVPLRSFKISENVTYDCIDIYKQPGLEHPLLKTHKIQRKSSISRNELKMQTGKNETSNKRKIVCPNGTVPILRNTKEYVTNSQVFAEKHFHPLSADSPGTHIAGVRSSIGPFRGVQAWFSANALNVGKDQVSYSHIYIGSGSENQVNYISAGWTINPGLYGDQRVWAFGFWKGKDGKGCYNTACSGFVQVSKVIPIVEPIDLKPGVPGWFRYFIHQDINTGNWWITQLMQKSPDVDIGYWPKELFNLLENGANMVGVGGVVQASRSGSSPPMGNGNFPNGGRLDSGLFSNIDVLNSNYEQRKINSFPVENLLDSEKCYGLRIGTVKPFHRNHLGFFFNYGGPGGNSCGV; translated from the exons atgtcaACTATAATTATGATGAATCTGATATCTCTTCTGTTTTCAACAGCTATAGTTCATTCCAATCAAAGTACAGTACCTCTCAGATCATTCAAG ATAAGTGAAAATGTAACGTATGATTGCATAGATATTTACAAGCAACCAGGGCTCGAGCATCCTTTGCTAAAAACCCACAAAATTCAG agGAAATCATCAATTTCAAGAAATGAGTTAAAGATGCAAACCGGCAAAAATGAAACGTCTAACAAAAGGAAAATAGTATGTCCAAATGGAACTGTTCCCATATTGAGAAATACAAAAGAATATGTCACAAATTCGCAAGTGTTTGCTGAGAAACATTTTCATCCGTTATCAGCCGATAGTCCTGGAACGCAT ATTGCTGGAGTAAGATCATCCATTGGTCCATTTCGGGGTGTACAAGCTTGGTTTAGTGCAAATGCGCTAAACGTGGGAAAGGATCAAGTCTCGtatagtcatatatatataggcaGTGGATCGGAAAACCAAGTCAATTATATCTCAGCGGGTTGGACA ATAAATCCAGGTCTATATGGCGACCAACGTGTTTGGGCATTTGGATTTTGGAAG ggTAAGGATGGGAAAGGATGTTACAATACCGCATGTTCAGGGTTTGTTCAAGTATCAAAGGTGATTCCAATTGTCGAGCCCATTGATCTTAAGCCAGGGGTCCCTGGCTGGTTTCGATATTTCATTCATCAg GATATAAATACAGGAAACTGGTGGATTACACAACTTATGCAAAAGTCACCTGATGTAGATATTGGTTACTGGCCAAAAGAATTATTTAACCTTTTAGAAAATGGTGCAAATATGGTTGGAGTTGGTGGTGTGGTTCAGGCTTCACGTTCTGGTTCAAGCCCTCCCATGGGTAATGGTAATTTTCCAAATGGAGGCCGCCTAGATTCAGGACTTTTTTCAAATATTGATGTCTTGAATTCCAACTATGAGCAGCGTAAAATAAATTCTTTTCCTGTAGAGAATTTGTTAGATAGTGAGAAATGTTATGGGCTAAGAATTGGTACGGTAAAACCATTCCATCGTAATCATCTAGGTTTCTTCTTCAATTATGGTGGTCCGGGAGGGAATTCATGTGGAGTATGA